The proteins below are encoded in one region of Myxococcales bacterium:
- a CDS encoding diaminopimelate epimerase — protein MAKYFNRFKYNDNAMTFAQHHFYKYHGLGNDFILFEGSEHFSPEEVIALCDRHRGIGADGVLFITQRNSLPYMRVINSDGSIPEMCGNGIRCAAFHIRRTETIADAVFQIDTDAGIHEVKVKIQSPTEAEVQVQMQTPSFEASAILLSQPNKLIDQEFCIEQTPLKLTAVSMGNPHAVCFDDISKEQRIKLAPQIQNHELFPKGANVGFAQVLAAQHLRLHVYERGAGWTQACGTGACAAAAAAVQTKRADGNTSIQVDLPGGSLHIQTGKENSPTLMRGPAVLVFEGSSL, from the coding sequence ATGGCAAAGTACTTTAATCGCTTCAAATACAACGACAACGCTATGACTTTCGCTCAACATCATTTTTACAAATACCACGGTCTTGGAAACGATTTTATTCTTTTCGAGGGGTCTGAGCACTTTAGTCCCGAAGAAGTCATCGCGTTGTGTGACCGCCACCGTGGAATCGGTGCAGATGGCGTTTTGTTTATCACGCAGCGAAATTCACTTCCCTACATGCGGGTCATCAACTCCGATGGCTCCATTCCTGAAATGTGTGGAAACGGCATTCGCTGCGCGGCCTTTCACATTCGTCGCACTGAAACCATAGCCGATGCTGTTTTTCAAATCGATACCGATGCAGGCATTCACGAAGTTAAGGTAAAGATACAAAGTCCAACAGAAGCAGAAGTGCAAGTACAGATGCAGACGCCATCGTTTGAAGCCTCCGCTATCCTCTTGAGTCAGCCGAACAAATTAATCGATCAAGAGTTTTGCATCGAGCAAACTCCTCTGAAACTCACTGCTGTTTCGATGGGTAATCCTCACGCCGTTTGTTTTGATGATATTTCAAAAGAGCAGCGCATAAAGCTAGCCCCTCAAATTCAAAACCACGAACTATTTCCCAAAGGCGCAAACGTCGGCTTCGCCCAAGTGCTTGCGGCTCAGCATCTACGTTTGCATGTCTATGAGCGTGGAGCTGGCTGGACACAAGCCTGCGGGACAGGCGCGTGTGCGGCCGCGGCTGCGGCTGTCCAAACCAAACGCGCAGATGGAAACACTTCTATCCAAGTCGATCTACCTGGAGGATCACTCCATATTCAAACTGGCAAAGAAAACAGCCCGACCCTCATGCGGGGCCCGGCTGTCCTCGTGTTTGAAGGCTCAAGCTTGTAG
- the ruvB gene encoding Holliday junction branch migration DNA helicase RuvB, translating to MTVVETPIRAISAEAQLEDHDYDLTLRPDHFADFTGQEKLCDNLKIFVQAAKKRAEPLDHILFCGPPGLGKTTLSHILSSELGVNMVSASGPAIEHKGQLATLLTKLETRDVLFIDEIHRLSPVIEENLYTAMEDFRIDVVQGDGAYATTLQLRLAPFTLVGATTRTGLLTSPLLSRFGYVARMEYYSADALSTIVARSARLLDVHIEKNAAGEIARRSRGTPRVANRLLRRARDFAEVLGDGSISLSTAKDALSRLDVDNAGLESMDRRFLQVIIEHYKGGPVGIETLAAALSEPRDTLEDVYEPYLIQQGFLARTARGRVVTEHAYTHLGLPIPVRQQEGLF from the coding sequence ATGACTGTAGTTGAAACACCCATACGCGCGATAAGCGCCGAAGCACAGCTTGAAGATCACGACTATGATCTAACGCTTCGGCCCGATCACTTTGCTGATTTTACCGGACAAGAAAAGCTGTGTGACAACCTAAAGATTTTTGTTCAAGCCGCGAAGAAACGCGCTGAGCCTTTAGATCATATTCTTTTTTGCGGGCCTCCTGGCCTGGGTAAAACGACGCTCAGTCATATTTTATCCTCGGAGCTTGGAGTCAACATGGTAAGCGCTTCGGGCCCAGCCATTGAGCATAAAGGTCAGCTTGCCACCTTGCTCACCAAGCTCGAGACACGCGATGTTCTTTTCATTGACGAGATTCATCGGCTCTCACCTGTCATTGAAGAGAATCTTTATACGGCCATGGAAGATTTTCGCATTGATGTCGTTCAAGGTGATGGTGCTTACGCTACCACGCTTCAGCTGCGACTTGCGCCCTTTACCCTTGTGGGCGCAACAACACGTACCGGGCTTTTAACCAGTCCCTTGCTCTCGCGTTTCGGCTACGTCGCGCGCATGGAATACTATTCCGCGGATGCACTTAGCACCATTGTTGCGCGCAGTGCGCGTCTGCTCGATGTTCATATTGAAAAGAATGCAGCTGGTGAAATAGCAAGACGTTCTCGAGGAACGCCTCGAGTAGCCAATCGTTTACTGCGCAGAGCGCGCGACTTTGCAGAAGTACTCGGCGATGGAAGCATTAGTCTTTCTACGGCCAAAGATGCGCTTAGCCGTTTAGATGTTGATAATGCAGGCCTTGAAAGCATGGATCGTCGCTTTTTGCAGGTGATTATCGAACACTACAAAGGTGGCCCAGTGGGTATCGAAACATTGGCTGCTGCACTGAGTGAGCCACGTGACACTCTGGAAGATGTTTACGAGCCCTACTTAATTCAACAAGGCTTTTTAGCACGCACGGCACGTGGTCGTGTAGTGACGGAGCATGCCTACACACACCTTGGCTTACCCATTCCTGTTCGACAACAGGAAGGATTGTTCTAA
- the ruvA gene encoding Holliday junction branch migration protein RuvA, with protein sequence MIGRLNGVIEERADDGCCLIDVNGVGYEVFVPLGALGRLPDQNKKTTLYIHTHVREDALTLYGFDSSENREAFRILLSVSGVGPRVAMAILGKMQSSDLAAAVHRTDPAPFKGIPGVGKKTVDRLLLELRDKLIHLLNPSAGSVAQSNTINGKQDDPLRQLAEALMHMGYKRTQAVQAVSAIAPSADGKAMETLLREALATLA encoded by the coding sequence GTGATTGGACGTTTAAACGGTGTCATCGAAGAGAGAGCCGATGATGGTTGTTGCCTGATCGATGTCAACGGTGTGGGCTATGAAGTCTTTGTTCCGCTTGGAGCACTTGGCAGATTGCCTGATCAAAACAAAAAAACCACCCTCTATATTCATACACATGTTCGTGAAGATGCGCTGACACTTTACGGTTTTGATAGCTCTGAGAATCGCGAGGCGTTTCGGATTTTGCTCTCGGTGAGTGGCGTGGGTCCTCGAGTGGCCATGGCCATTTTAGGAAAGATGCAATCCTCCGATCTGGCTGCAGCAGTGCATCGCACCGACCCTGCGCCCTTCAAAGGCATTCCTGGTGTTGGGAAAAAAACAGTAGATCGTTTGTTGCTCGAACTTCGTGACAAATTGATCCATTTGCTCAATCCTAGTGCTGGATCTGTAGCGCAATCCAACACCATAAATGGCAAACAGGATGACCCGCTAAGACAACTTGCTGAAGCTTTAATGCATATGGGCTATAAGCGAACGCAGGCTGTGCAAGCTGTAAGCGCGATTGCACCTTCGGCTGACGGCAAAGCCATGGAAACCCTTTTGCGTGAGGCCTTAGCAACCCTTGCATAG
- a CDS encoding DUF2723 domain-containing protein, with protein MGAECTIPEMKSHSFRFLAMLFSGLLPFVAFLWHASAYGYWLDGAEFVAVSWKLGIAHPPGHPLAALCGNLFRFLPFGPIALRIAWASAFFAAASACFLYLLFERQLVWLGFRAQLPRTVLCVIASWWTVMSFGWAFQGLRPEVYALQAFLSCFILERATAIEFHGGKHAKALLSLAFAMGLALCNHHFLALVMLPALVPTLYSAWIQLGPKLLRRGIAAGLLGLAIYVYLPLRALAGSEPRLGNPTNLANFWWVITAKAFQKNTGDGVPQPLLERFFDVVVVLVQSLNGAVVILALLGLYVLCRVPAARRYAYLWAMLLGTCVMARAWLGFVRSNPDALGYLALAHIALVVLALCFVATLFRLAQERSYNLSGTKYAVAWALLLMLTAYGSWTKVAHASLKDFAATDTLLQGRYRDLPPSAVVVAHAPQTIFQYWGAEAEQNTRPDVTILPSPFLSYPQLSDDLAAQAPYLSELLDTYAAAQRYAPSLLESLAAEYPVFVELDPRVLPDLVPQLAPWGLLYRVVPGGSTSTDVEIAARSQQDYFRQLDAEIASGKQETETRRQLLWFHYMDALFYAAAVEPELAEASVDAGLELEPLAQQLNDLKKALQKQSPGKDLDIRPFLPN; from the coding sequence ATGGGCGCGGAGTGTACTATTCCTGAGATGAAAAGCCATAGCTTTCGCTTCCTAGCGATGCTCTTTTCTGGGCTGCTGCCCTTTGTGGCATTTCTCTGGCACGCCTCGGCTTATGGCTACTGGCTCGATGGCGCCGAGTTCGTCGCGGTAAGTTGGAAACTCGGGATCGCCCATCCTCCGGGGCATCCACTGGCTGCCTTGTGCGGCAACCTCTTTCGTTTCTTGCCCTTCGGTCCGATTGCCCTGCGTATCGCGTGGGCGTCGGCTTTTTTCGCTGCTGCAAGTGCTTGCTTTTTATACCTGCTATTTGAGCGGCAACTTGTGTGGCTTGGCTTTCGCGCGCAACTGCCACGCACGGTGCTGTGTGTGATCGCCAGTTGGTGGACGGTCATGTCCTTTGGCTGGGCCTTTCAGGGACTTCGTCCTGAGGTCTATGCGCTTCAAGCTTTTCTGAGCTGTTTTATCTTAGAGCGCGCAACAGCGATTGAATTTCACGGGGGCAAGCATGCAAAGGCCCTATTATCGCTTGCTTTTGCGATGGGTTTGGCGCTGTGCAACCATCACTTCTTGGCGTTGGTCATGCTGCCTGCGCTTGTTCCAACCCTGTACTCGGCGTGGATCCAGCTCGGGCCGAAGCTACTTCGACGCGGCATTGCAGCGGGCCTGCTGGGCCTTGCAATCTACGTCTATTTGCCGCTCCGCGCGCTGGCAGGGAGCGAGCCCCGATTGGGCAATCCGACAAATCTAGCCAATTTTTGGTGGGTCATTACGGCCAAAGCCTTTCAAAAAAACACCGGCGACGGAGTGCCTCAGCCACTGCTGGAACGCTTCTTCGATGTCGTTGTGGTGTTGGTGCAAAGCTTGAATGGTGCAGTGGTAATTCTCGCGCTTCTGGGCCTTTACGTCCTGTGCCGGGTGCCGGCTGCGCGTCGCTACGCCTATCTTTGGGCCATGCTTTTAGGCACGTGTGTGATGGCAAGAGCTTGGCTTGGTTTTGTCCGTTCGAACCCCGATGCTTTGGGATATCTTGCGCTGGCGCATATTGCGCTCGTTGTGCTCGCCCTTTGTTTTGTGGCGACGCTATTTCGTTTAGCTCAAGAGCGCAGCTACAACTTGAGTGGAACAAAATATGCCGTGGCTTGGGCCTTGTTGCTTATGCTTACCGCATACGGAAGTTGGACGAAAGTCGCGCATGCGAGTTTAAAAGACTTTGCTGCAACCGACACTTTGCTGCAAGGGCGCTACCGTGACCTGCCTCCCAGTGCCGTTGTGGTTGCGCATGCCCCTCAAACTATTTTTCAGTATTGGGGCGCTGAGGCCGAACAGAACACTCGACCGGACGTGACGATTTTGCCGAGTCCCTTTTTAAGCTATCCACAACTCAGCGACGATCTTGCGGCTCAAGCACCCTATCTTTCCGAGCTTTTAGACACCTACGCTGCCGCGCAACGTTACGCACCGTCACTATTAGAAAGCTTAGCAGCAGAGTATCCGGTGTTTGTCGAACTCGATCCCAGAGTTCTACCTGACTTAGTTCCGCAGCTCGCTCCCTGGGGATTGCTTTATCGCGTTGTGCCGGGCGGAAGCACGAGTACGGATGTCGAAATAGCAGCCCGCAGTCAACAAGACTATTTTAGGCAACTCGATGCGGAAATTGCTTCGGGCAAACAGGAAACAGAAACGCGCAGGCAACTGTTGTGGTTCCACTACATGGACGCTCTGTTTTACGCAGCAGCAGTTGAACCCGAATTGGCGGAAGCTTCCGTGGATGCCGGTCTAGAGCTTGAACCCTTAGCGCAGCAACTCAACGACTTGAAAAAAGCGCTACAAAAACAATCTCCAGGCAAAGATCTCGATATTAGGCCGTTCCTTCCCAATTGA